The genome window AGAAAATACTATAGCTAAAAGAAAACCAACTATTGCAAAAACTAATACAAATTTTTTCATTTTAAATTCCTGTAGCAAACCTTATTCAATTCATTAAAAAACTCTTTTGACTCAATATTGTCCGGAGCATCCATCCTTAAAACTCAGTTGTTGTATTGGAATGGTTCATTCGATGAATTCGAGAATGACCGAGTCGGCGAGAAACAGGCCCCGGGGCGACAAGGCCAGGCGATCGCCCTGCATCAAAATGAGATCTTGTTTCAGCAGGCGTTCGAGGACCGGGCCGTACACCCGGCTGAACGGCACGTCGAAGCGCCGTTCGAACTTCGGGATGCTGACGCCGCGCTTCAAGCGCAGGCCGAGCATCAGCGTTTCGCCCATGGCGCGGCGGGCGTCGAGGGTTTCTTCGGTCTGCACGGCGTGACCGTCTGTTTTGACACGGTCGATGTAATGAGCCGGTGTGTTGAAATTTTTGAAGCGCACGCCGTCCAGGTAGGACGAGGCGCCTGCGCCGAGGCCGAGGGTGTCGCCATTCTCCCAGTAAATGATATTGTGGCGGCTTTCGCGGCCGGGGCGGGCGAAGTTGGATATCTCGTAATGGTCGTAGCCCGCCTGCTGCAACCGTTCGATGGTGTATTGGTACAATTCCAGCTGAAAGTCGTCCTCCGGCAGGGTCAGTTGCCCCGCTTCGTGCAGTTTGTGGAAGGCCGTGCCCGGCTCGATGGTCAGGTTGTAGGTGGACAGGTGTTCCGGATTCTTGGCGATGGCTTGTTCCAGATTGTCCTGCCAGCGTTCCCGCGTCTGCCCCGGCAGGGCGAACATGAGGTCGAGCGACAGGTTGTCGAATCCGGCGGTGCGCGCCCGTTCGACCGTCTGGTGGATCTCTTCGACACTGTGGACGCGGTCGAGAGCTTTCAACTCGTCCGCGTCGAACGATTGCACGCCGACGCTGAGGCGGTTGATGCCGGCGGCACGCAGGCATTTGAGATTTTCCGTTTCGACGGTAGAGGGGTTGGCTTCGGTGGTGATCTCGGCGTCGTCCATCACCTCGAAATGGCGTTTGCAGGCTTTGAGGATGCGGATCTGATCGCCCGCCGGCAGGGTGGTGGGGGTGCCGCCGCCGAAGAAAATCGTGCCCACCCGGCGGCCTTGCAACCGGGGCGCGTAATGCCGTATTTCATCGATCAGGGTCGGCACATACACCTCCCGCTCCGCCGCATTTTCCGGATGCGAGTTGAAATCGCAGTAGCCGCATTTGTGCAGGCAATAAGGAATGTGAATGTAGAGGCCGATCGGGTCCATTA of Nitrospina watsonii contains these proteins:
- the hemW gene encoding radical SAM family heme chaperone HemW, producing MDPIGLYIHIPYCLHKCGYCDFNSHPENAAEREVYVPTLIDEIRHYAPRLQGRRVGTIFFGGGTPTTLPAGDQIRILKACKRHFEVMDDAEITTEANPSTVETENLKCLRAAGINRLSVGVQSFDADELKALDRVHSVEEIHQTVERARTAGFDNLSLDLMFALPGQTRERWQDNLEQAIAKNPEHLSTYNLTIEPGTAFHKLHEAGQLTLPEDDFQLELYQYTIERLQQAGYDHYEISNFARPGRESRHNIIYWENGDTLGLGAGASSYLDGVRFKNFNTPAHYIDRVKTDGHAVQTEETLDARRAMGETLMLGLRLKRGVSIPKFERRFDVPFSRVYGPVLERLLKQDLILMQGDRLALSPRGLFLADSVILEFIE